The Sorangiineae bacterium MSr11367 genome window below encodes:
- a CDS encoding PIG-L family deacetylase: MSTATRRSLLLGMLGSVSACAAAPTAKSRPAVAVSGTSASATSAAQAPKPVRVPAPGARRSVVCICAHPDDAESGCGGTLIRLAKEGYRVQIIYTFSGAVPGKSLEEALPTRREEARRACRILGADPYFTYDNRGVSVLDPAGLVKVTAMLNQFAPDMVFAHWPLDAHEDHQIAALLGLRAVAALDPAPELYFFEVERGSQTMAFSPSVYVDITAVREQKVRALTEHESQDPWRLYERDHEPMELFRGREAGVKAAEAFVPLKGGSGRLLHVLA, encoded by the coding sequence GTGAGCACCGCCACGCGTCGAAGTCTCTTGCTGGGGATGTTGGGCTCCGTTTCGGCCTGCGCGGCCGCACCGACGGCGAAGTCGCGTCCGGCAGTCGCCGTGTCAGGTACGTCGGCCTCGGCCACCTCCGCCGCGCAGGCACCGAAGCCCGTACGGGTGCCGGCCCCCGGTGCGAGACGGTCGGTCGTCTGCATCTGCGCGCACCCCGACGACGCCGAATCGGGCTGCGGCGGCACCTTGATCCGCCTCGCCAAGGAAGGCTACCGGGTACAGATCATCTACACCTTTTCAGGTGCGGTCCCCGGAAAGAGCCTCGAAGAAGCGCTGCCCACTCGGCGTGAGGAAGCGCGGCGCGCATGCCGCATCCTCGGCGCCGATCCCTATTTTACCTACGACAACCGCGGGGTTTCCGTGCTCGATCCCGCGGGCCTCGTCAAGGTCACGGCGATGCTCAACCAATTCGCCCCCGACATGGTCTTTGCCCACTGGCCGCTCGATGCGCACGAGGACCATCAAATCGCAGCGCTCCTGGGCCTGCGCGCCGTGGCCGCATTGGATCCCGCGCCGGAGCTCTATTTCTTCGAGGTGGAACGCGGCAGCCAAACCATGGCCTTTTCGCCCTCGGTGTACGTGGACATTACCGCGGTGCGCGAACAGAAGGTCCGCGCATTGACGGAGCACGAGAGCCAAGATCCCTGGCGACTCTACGAGCGTGACCACGAGCCCATGGAGCTCTTTCGCGGGCGCGAGGCCGGCGTCAAAGCCGCCGAAGCCTTCGTCCCATTGAAGGGGGGCTCCGGACGGCTCCTGCACGTACTCGCATGA
- a CDS encoding trypsin-like serine protease translates to MVAVNTLNVECMRAGAPMCTGALVRPQVVLTAAHCVHDAAPSSLAVVFGPQADLGGRGEPGAGLEGRFFRVAGIRIHPDYRAAGLDNDVAVLDLEQPATTAPLPIAGSQGENTETALLGTSRAVGYGMARKRTGNVNVSEVRAREFTYVPQPAMTCAGDSGGPMLRMRSDGRGEEIIGVTSRGDTACRDYGIAMRTDALPTDFIERKGAPAP, encoded by the coding sequence GTGGTGGCCGTCAACACGTTGAATGTCGAGTGCATGCGCGCGGGGGCACCCATGTGCACCGGCGCGCTCGTGCGCCCGCAGGTCGTGTTGACCGCCGCCCATTGCGTCCACGATGCCGCCCCGTCGTCGTTGGCCGTCGTGTTCGGCCCGCAGGCTGATTTGGGGGGACGCGGAGAGCCCGGCGCAGGACTGGAAGGCCGTTTTTTCCGCGTCGCGGGCATCCGCATCCACCCCGACTATCGTGCGGCCGGTTTGGACAACGATGTCGCAGTGCTCGATCTGGAGCAACCCGCCACGACCGCGCCGCTCCCCATCGCGGGCTCCCAAGGCGAGAACACCGAGACGGCGCTTCTTGGGACGTCGCGTGCCGTCGGCTATGGCATGGCGCGCAAGCGGACCGGCAACGTCAACGTGTCCGAGGTTCGCGCGCGCGAATTCACGTATGTCCCGCAGCCCGCGATGACATGTGCCGGCGATTCGGGCGGTCCCATGCTTCGCATGCGCAGCGACGGCCGCGGCGAAGAGATCATCGGCGTCACCAGCCGCGGCGACACCGCCTGCCGCGACTACGGCATCGCCATGCGCACCGACGCGCTCCCCACCGACTTCATCGAGCGAAAGGGCGCACCGGCACCATGA
- a CDS encoding transposase → MKHAVKPLQLELPPGRSWGGRRKGAGRKRNPKSGVPHRARPVHNAAHPVHATLRTRDDVHGLRAARVFELLVRSIKEASRTEFRIVQFSVQHDHIHLIVEACDKVSLSRGMRGLSIRLARAINRALVRRGSVWKERYHAHALKQPREVRNALLYVLMNHRKHGASPAWLDPRSSAAWFDGWRKDALFEHALRDLARLTDLAPPVQPARTWLAREGWRRHRLLGIDEGPGLPHPSSTPAPPGRTRTSRRLLHEGE, encoded by the coding sequence ATGAAGCACGCAGTGAAGCCGCTGCAGCTCGAGTTGCCGCCCGGCCGCTCGTGGGGCGGACGGAGAAAGGGAGCGGGCAGAAAGCGCAATCCAAAGTCCGGGGTGCCTCATCGCGCACGCCCCGTTCACAACGCCGCGCATCCTGTTCACGCGACATTGCGAACCAGGGACGACGTGCACGGCCTCCGAGCGGCCCGCGTATTCGAGTTGCTCGTACGAAGTATCAAGGAGGCATCTCGCACGGAGTTCCGTATCGTGCAGTTCTCGGTCCAGCATGATCACATCCACCTCATCGTGGAAGCGTGCGACAAAGTAAGCTTGTCACGCGGGATGCGCGGACTCTCGATTCGGCTGGCGCGCGCCATCAATCGAGCGCTCGTTCGCCGCGGCTCGGTCTGGAAAGAGCGCTATCACGCCCATGCCCTCAAACAACCCCGGGAGGTTCGGAACGCGCTTCTCTACGTACTCATGAACCACAGAAAGCACGGAGCATCCCCGGCCTGGCTCGACCCACGTTCGTCCGCCGCATGGTTCGACGGATGGCGCAAGGACGCTCTTTTCGAGCACGCCCTTCGCGACCTTGCCCGACTCACGGACCTCGCCCCGCCCGTCCAGCCCGCGCGAACCTGGCTCGCTCGAGAAGGTTGGCGCCGCCACCGCTTGCTTGGCATCGACGAAGGCCCCGGGCTTCCGCATCCATCTTCGACGCCCGCTCCTCCCGGACGAACGCGAACATCACGTCGACTCCTTCACGAAGGTGAGTAG
- a CDS encoding peptidylprolyl isomerase → MIARRFVLATAVALVAFPALAGCRKPPAPQDEATPQPAVADARLAAAVITIAHGGVEHYASARPKPTRTKPEALALATELAATAKKSPAQFRDLAAQRSEDPFAAEGGELRAWTKGENAELDAVVAPLAVGAISDPVDTEYGYRIFVRLQPLPVERIAARHLVVAWSGATRAPRSITRSKTEALERARELSARARRDPNALEALVQAESDGWDKAQGGGMGQWNMDGGRYPVSFDRAIAALSLSQGAAISEPIESEFGYQIFQRLPLTAEADTLAGAHIVISFRGAKKAAATVERSRAEAEEKAQGIAREARANPERFGQLAVANSDDPSGRAGGDLGVWKKGAMPVVIDDKLASLKAGEISDPVLTPFGYHVLLRREAPTDKAYVVK, encoded by the coding sequence ATGATCGCGCGCCGCTTCGTCCTTGCAACGGCTGTCGCCTTGGTCGCGTTTCCCGCGCTGGCCGGATGCCGCAAGCCGCCCGCTCCCCAGGACGAGGCGACGCCGCAACCCGCGGTGGCGGACGCGCGCCTCGCGGCCGCCGTCATCACCATCGCCCACGGCGGGGTCGAGCACTACGCCTCCGCGCGCCCCAAGCCCACGCGCACCAAGCCCGAGGCCCTCGCCCTGGCCACGGAGCTCGCCGCCACCGCCAAGAAATCCCCCGCGCAATTCCGAGACCTCGCCGCGCAGCGCTCGGAAGATCCCTTCGCCGCCGAGGGCGGCGAGCTTCGCGCGTGGACGAAGGGCGAAAACGCGGAACTCGACGCCGTCGTCGCGCCCCTCGCCGTGGGCGCCATCTCGGATCCCGTCGACACCGAGTACGGCTACCGCATCTTCGTGCGCCTGCAGCCCTTGCCCGTCGAGCGCATCGCCGCCCGCCACCTCGTCGTCGCGTGGTCCGGCGCCACGCGCGCGCCGCGAAGCATCACCCGCAGCAAGACCGAGGCCCTCGAGCGCGCCCGCGAGCTCTCCGCCCGCGCACGCCGCGACCCCAACGCCCTCGAGGCCCTCGTCCAAGCGGAATCGGACGGATGGGACAAAGCCCAAGGCGGCGGCATGGGTCAATGGAACATGGATGGCGGCCGCTACCCCGTCTCGTTCGATCGAGCCATCGCAGCCCTCTCGCTTTCCCAAGGGGCGGCCATCTCGGAGCCCATCGAGTCGGAGTTCGGCTACCAAATCTTCCAGCGCCTCCCGCTCACCGCCGAAGCGGACACCCTCGCCGGTGCCCACATCGTGATCAGCTTCCGCGGCGCCAAAAAAGCGGCCGCCACCGTCGAGCGCTCCCGCGCCGAGGCCGAGGAAAAGGCCCAGGGCATCGCCCGCGAGGCCCGGGCCAACCCCGAGCGGTTCGGCCAACTCGCCGTGGCCAACTCCGACGACCCGAGCGGACGTGCCGGCGGAGATCTCGGCGTTTGGAAGAAGGGAGCCATGCCGGTTGTTATCGACGACAAGCTGGCCAGCCTGAAAGCGGGCGAGATCTCCGACCCCGTGTTGACGCCCTTTGGCTATCACGTCCTTTTGCGCCGCGAGGCACCCACCGACAAAGCTTACGTGGTGAAATGA
- a CDS encoding SOS response-associated peptidase, with amino-acid sequence MDYSEKKIREAFADLGELDVHFDLSSPRHNVSPTDPVPVVHCEDGHLRLDGMVWGTRDERAASKRPILLVRAETVARGSLASRTRGLVMFTKFYEWQGEKGTKRKPYAVRPKDGRILALAALCKRTVTSDGEVRESCTIVTQPAAGPLVEIHDRMPVLVTAPHLATWLDPSTKTDAALQLVQTAQPADSLEPYPEDPLKVVQG; translated from the coding sequence GTGGACTACAGCGAAAAAAAGATACGCGAAGCGTTCGCGGACCTGGGCGAGCTCGACGTGCACTTCGATCTGTCCTCCCCCCGCCACAACGTGTCGCCGACCGATCCGGTGCCCGTGGTGCACTGCGAAGACGGCCATTTGAGGCTTGACGGCATGGTGTGGGGCACGCGCGACGAGCGCGCAGCGTCGAAGCGACCCATCTTGCTCGTCCGCGCGGAGACGGTCGCCCGGGGTTCGCTGGCGAGCCGCACCCGCGGGCTGGTGATGTTCACGAAGTTCTACGAGTGGCAGGGCGAGAAGGGAACGAAGCGCAAGCCCTACGCCGTTCGCCCCAAGGACGGTCGCATCCTCGCCCTCGCCGCCCTCTGCAAGCGCACCGTCACCTCCGACGGCGAGGTGCGCGAGAGCTGCACCATCGTCACACAGCCCGCCGCGGGCCCCTTGGTGGAGATCCACGATCGCATGCCGGTCTTGGTCACCGCCCCCCATTTGGCCACGTGGCTCGACCCATCGACCAAGACCGACGCCGCCCTCCAACTGGTCCAAACCGCGCAACCCGCGGATTCACTGGAGCCGTATCCGGAGGATCCGTTGAAGGTCGTCCAAGGGTAA
- a CDS encoding sigma-70 family RNA polymerase sigma factor: MRTSYADPQDSKSARTPPTSGFGPRIVSNDERMIAGLCAGDVDARARFFDLYAGDVRRILLRVLGSDVELADLVQEVFLRAMTGIERLDDPSTLRSWLTGIAVFTARECIRRRQRRRWLVFLPNESLPEPEPGPAGDADASEALTATYRILARMGVDERIAFTLRFIDGMELTQVAEACDTSVSTIKRRLAAAEKRFLAHARQHPALAEWIRRGRWSDE; this comes from the coding sequence GTGCGCACCTCGTACGCAGATCCCCAAGACTCCAAGTCGGCCCGGACACCGCCCACCTCCGGCTTCGGACCGCGGATCGTGTCGAACGACGAGCGCATGATCGCGGGCCTCTGCGCCGGCGACGTGGATGCCCGCGCGCGATTCTTCGATCTGTACGCGGGGGACGTGCGGCGAATCCTGCTGCGTGTCCTCGGGTCGGATGTCGAGCTCGCCGATCTGGTGCAGGAGGTCTTTCTGCGCGCGATGACCGGCATCGAGCGGCTGGACGATCCGTCGACCCTGCGATCGTGGCTCACGGGGATCGCCGTCTTTACGGCGCGCGAGTGCATTCGCCGGCGGCAACGAAGGCGCTGGCTCGTGTTCCTGCCCAACGAGAGCCTTCCCGAGCCGGAACCTGGACCGGCCGGGGACGCGGACGCCAGTGAAGCGCTCACGGCCACTTACCGCATTCTCGCGCGGATGGGGGTCGACGAACGCATCGCGTTCACGTTGCGCTTCATCGACGGCATGGAGCTCACGCAGGTGGCCGAGGCGTGCGACACGTCGGTGAGCACCATCAAGCGACGGCTCGCTGCAGCCGAAAAGCGTTTTCTGGCGCATGCCCGGCAGCACCCCGCGCTCGCAGAGTGGATCCGCCGTGGCCGATGGAGCGACGAATGA
- a CDS encoding FecR domain-containing protein yields the protein MKRSSSSASLKRLGAKLAEVQDERVLDDDTLERAREAFLAPEAALRRKKRGVEALSRWAMVAALMVSALVGVGAHALVVSTRTAPAPATQAVPPLAFEVQGEAHVPSHALQVGDWIAAPKTGSLPIHFSDGTELLLAASSRARVVDVGSLGARVVLERGETHARVVHGESSSWYFAAGPFEVHVTGTQFQVGWQPAEGTFTLQLEEGSVVVTGCGLARERAVRSGQSLRLICDEEHMVATEEPVPARAPSPAPSPAPSAPTNAVRPSAPATPPRRVSSLPEMPKPEATVEPPAPVAAQPSPPPAPEWRIMFGADRFHEAYAAAHRAGWARLCEEGDVSDLAALADMARFTGHFDEAEQALLAIRRRFPADERAPWAAFQLGRLCFDQRSLPRDAANWFGTAFRERPSGPLAREVLGRLMEARERAGEMDAAREAARRYMAKYPSGPHADRALELLEHR from the coding sequence ATGAAGCGGTCCTCTTCATCGGCTTCGCTCAAGCGCCTCGGGGCGAAACTGGCCGAGGTGCAAGACGAGCGCGTGCTCGACGACGACACGCTGGAACGTGCGCGTGAAGCGTTCCTCGCACCGGAGGCGGCGCTCCGCCGGAAAAAGCGTGGCGTGGAGGCCCTTTCGCGATGGGCGATGGTGGCCGCGCTGATGGTGTCGGCGTTGGTGGGCGTAGGCGCCCATGCGCTGGTGGTGTCGACGAGAACGGCGCCGGCCCCTGCCACCCAGGCCGTGCCGCCACTTGCCTTCGAGGTCCAAGGCGAAGCCCACGTGCCGAGCCACGCGCTGCAGGTGGGCGATTGGATCGCGGCACCGAAGACGGGCTCGTTGCCCATTCATTTTTCGGACGGGACGGAGTTGCTGCTCGCGGCGTCTTCCCGCGCGCGGGTGGTGGATGTGGGAAGCCTCGGCGCCCGCGTGGTCCTGGAGCGGGGCGAGACCCACGCCCGCGTCGTTCATGGCGAGAGCAGCAGCTGGTACTTTGCCGCGGGCCCCTTCGAGGTGCACGTCACGGGAACACAGTTCCAAGTGGGGTGGCAGCCTGCGGAGGGCACGTTCACGTTGCAGCTCGAGGAGGGTTCCGTCGTGGTGACCGGCTGCGGGCTGGCGCGCGAGCGGGCTGTCCGCAGCGGGCAGTCGCTGCGCCTGATCTGCGATGAAGAGCACATGGTCGCCACCGAGGAGCCCGTTCCGGCCCGCGCGCCTTCGCCCGCACCTTCGCCCGCTCCATCCGCACCGACGAACGCGGTGAGGCCGAGCGCCCCGGCCACCCCGCCCCGCCGCGTGTCCTCGCTCCCCGAGATGCCCAAGCCGGAAGCGACGGTGGAGCCCCCTGCCCCCGTTGCCGCGCAGCCTTCGCCGCCGCCGGCACCGGAATGGCGGATCATGTTCGGCGCCGACCGCTTCCACGAGGCGTACGCTGCGGCCCATCGTGCGGGGTGGGCGCGACTCTGTGAAGAGGGCGACGTTTCGGATCTCGCGGCCCTGGCCGACATGGCGCGCTTCACCGGGCACTTCGACGAGGCCGAGCAGGCGCTTCTCGCCATCCGGCGTCGCTTTCCTGCCGACGAACGGGCCCCTTGGGCGGCGTTTCAGCTCGGTCGATTGTGCTTCGATCAACGCAGCCTGCCGCGCGACGCGGCCAACTGGTTCGGGACGGCCTTTCGCGAGCGTCCCTCGGGTCCGCTCGCCCGGGAGGTCTTGGGCCGCTTGATGGAGGCACGCGAACGCGCCGGCGAGATGGACGCCGCACGCGAGGCCGCACGCCGGTACATGGCGAAGTACCCGTCCGGGCCGCACGCGGATCGGGCCCTCGAGCTCCTCGAGCACCGATGA
- a CDS encoding trypsin-like serine protease: MKLRAQLKQRCNLVAYASLLLLACSPLACVSSADEITEPDTDSTSDPIIGGRNATEVYPFMVALSNGCGGSLVAPQWIVTATHCGSASSGRIGSTQKSSGGEVISIDRRINRRGTDLTLMHLSRASTKTPIAMAETAPTPGIRARLIGFGCMSWPSCRNATTLQEIDLTVLRPSSCYAGGGTANDVCISGDATHSACHGDSGGPAITGSSGNWTLVGETHGPGDNNGECATSTLYTGIAANVTWIKQQIGSP; encoded by the coding sequence ATGAAGCTCAGAGCTCAGCTGAAGCAACGTTGCAATTTAGTTGCATACGCATCCCTCTTGCTGTTGGCCTGTTCGCCCCTCGCGTGCGTGAGCAGCGCCGACGAGATCACCGAACCCGACACCGACTCGACCAGCGATCCGATCATCGGCGGGCGCAATGCCACGGAGGTGTACCCGTTCATGGTGGCCCTCTCCAACGGCTGCGGGGGCAGCCTGGTGGCCCCGCAATGGATCGTCACCGCGACGCATTGCGGCTCCGCGTCATCGGGCCGCATTGGATCGACGCAGAAAAGCTCGGGGGGCGAGGTCATTTCCATCGACCGCCGCATCAACCGCCGGGGGACGGATCTCACGTTGATGCATCTTTCGCGTGCGTCGACCAAGACGCCCATCGCGATGGCCGAAACGGCGCCCACCCCGGGCATTCGGGCCAGGCTCATTGGCTTCGGTTGTATGAGCTGGCCCTCCTGCCGCAATGCCACGACGCTGCAAGAGATCGATCTCACCGTACTTCGTCCGAGCTCCTGCTACGCGGGAGGAGGCACCGCCAACGACGTCTGCATCTCCGGCGACGCCACGCACTCCGCCTGCCATGGCGACTCCGGCGGCCCGGCCATCACCGGCTCCAGCGGCAACTGGACCCTCGTGGGTGAGACCCACGGTCCGGGCGACAACAACGGCGAATGCGCCACGAGCACGCTCTATACGGGCATCGCGGCGAATGTCACCTGGATCAAGCAGCAGATTGGTTCGCCCTGA